The Candidatus Neomarinimicrobiota bacterium genome contains the following window.
ACATGAAGGAGGCGAGATCATTAAAGCTCTGTCCAAAGCGCTGGGGGAAACTGGCAAAGAGGTGGAGATAATGAATAACAGATCACTGACTTTTATACTGTCCCATACGGGGGAGGAATCCCTTTTGGTTTCCCTTAGAATATTCTTGGAAAGCCTTAAGCGCTCGTCTAAATTTTCCGACCATAATGATAAATGATAACTCTAATATAATTAAAAGGTTAATGAAATGAACACTCGCTTTACTACGGCCCTCTTTTCGCTGGGGCTCCTTGTGCTTGTCTTTGCATGCTCAAACATGGATAACGATACGCTTGCAACTATAGATGGAAAAGCTATCTCCCTGGAAGAATTCACATCTAAAAACCCTGCTTCACGATTTGAGAACAAGGATAAGGATTTCCTGGATTCCAAGGTGGATGAGTATGTTAGAAAAGCGCTCTTTACCCGTGTCGCGGTTGAGCGTGGATTTGGCGAGACCGAAGATGTTCAGATGAAAATGAAGAAGACCGAAAGTAGACAGATGCTTCAACAGGTCTACACCAAGGTCATTCTGGACGCTGTAATCAGTGACGACTATATCAGGGGAGTCTATGATCGCTCCGGAACGGAATTGAATGCACGGCATATTTTGCTACAGTTCCAGGGTACCTCCCGCTCTCGCTCTGAGCGAACCAGGGCTGAAGCTTTGGCGATTACAGATCAGATAAAAGAGCGTCTTTCAAAGGGTGAGTCTTTTGAGGATCTGGCAAATGAATTTACTGATGATCCCTCTGGTAAAGAAAACGGTGGAGATCTCGGTTGGTTTGGTTGGGGTAAAATGGTTGGTCCCTTTCAAGAAGCCGCTTTTAACCTGAAGCCTGGAGAGGTTTCTGGTGCGGTTGAAACAGATTTTGGTTTTCACGTCATCAAACTCGAGGCAAAACGTGTGGTTGAGCGCGGTGATTTCGAATCTGAAAAGAGTGCCCTTAAACAACAGGCAAGTCGCGAAAAAAGTGCTGAGCTTGGCCAGAAGGCAAATCAGTTTCTAGCGGATCAAAAAGAAGCTGCAGGGTTTGAAGTGCTTACTGAAAATGTTCATGACTTTTTCATGATTTATGATGGTTCCGGACTAAAAAAAGACTCTATGGATGAAATGCTTAAAAAGCTCAATTACCAGGCTCCGCTGTTTATGCTGAATGGTGAAGAGCTGGGTACCGAATGGTTGGTTGAAGAGATTAGCATGATCGACGAAGGCCAAAAACCACGCTTTAAGAGTGAAAATGATTTGTTGCGCATTATTGATCAATTGGTCACTCAAAATCTCATCATCAGCTACGGGTATGACAATAAATTCGACCAGGAAAAAGAGTTTGCCAAGAGAATGAGCGATCTCGTTGAGCGATTCGCTTATGATGCTTTTATAGCAGAAGAAATCAATGCGAACCTAACGCCCAGCGATGAAGAGCTGCTTGCTTTTTACGAAGCAAACAAGGCTGAAAAATATATGGATAAACAGAAGGTTCTGGTGAGAGAGGTGTTTGTCAAAGATAGCCTCTTCGCAGTTTCTTTAAAAAAGCGCCTTGATGCAGGCGAACTCATGGAAAAGCTGGCTGAGCGTTACACCGAAAGAAAAGCCACAATAAAGGATGGTGGATTGTTACCGGCCTTTCAAGAGGGTCGCTATGGCGTCATGGGGAAAACAGCCTTCACTATGGAAGTTGGTGAAATTGCAGGGCCCATAAAACTCGGTAATGGTTATTCAGTCATCCAGCTGGAGGATACCATTCCTGAAGGACCAAAACCTTATAACAAGGTAAAGGGACGCGTTAGAACGGATATCCTGGGTGAGTTGAGAGCCTCGCGCAACGAAACTCTCTTTAATGAACTTCAGGTGGAGTTTCCCGTTAAGGTTAATTACTCCGCTGTCCGTGCCTATTATGATGATATGGCAAACAAAAAATAGCCGGTCCAAATGAATAAACCTTTTCTCATTCTGGTCCTATCCCTCCTGCTTGGGTTGGTTGCTTGTTCTGGCGACCAGGATGATGGACTAATTGCCAAGGTTAATCATGAGTTTCTGTCACTGGATGAGTTGGTCTTGATGTACCCTGGCTTTATGTCCCTGGACAGCCTCCAAAAATCCCTGCTGGTCGAAAACTGGATCAGAGAGACCCTGTTGGCTCAAGAGGCAGAGAAAAGCCTGATTCACCGGGATCCAATGTTCAATTACAGGGTCGAAACCTATCGTCGGAGATTGCTGGCCGATAAACAGCTTGATGCGATTCTAAAAGACCAGGGTGATGTTGCCCGAGATGAGATTGAGGAGTATTACCAGAATAACCTTGAGTCTTTTAGGCGTCAGAGCAATGAGTTTTTTGGTTTTCATGTCCTTTTGCCTACTCGCGAAGAGGCCCGAGAGCTTGAAAAAGCTATTGAAAAGGGTGATTTAGAAAAGAAACAGGCTCTGGTGGCCATGCACCCAAAGGAAACTGGTCTGTTTAAGGTGGAACATCTTTTTCCCGAAGTAAAAGAATACCTTCTCAAAAAGAAGCGCGCTGGAATTTTTGGACCCATTAAGACAGATCTTGGATATCACCTGGTGGAGGTTAAAACCTGGCATGATCGCGGGTCCATTAAAAGTCTTGATGAGGTTTGGGAAGAAATTGCTGCCAGGCTTTCTATTAACCGTCAACGTCATATTGAAACACAGCTTGTGGACAGCCTCAGAAAGTCTGGAAGTATCATTTTTAACAAAAGTGTTCTTTATAATCGTTCTACAAAATAGGTAATAATTAATGCGTCTTTTAGTTCTCATTTTCACCACGCTCATCGCTTTGCATGCCAGCGCCCAACAGTTGATTGATGGTGTGGCGGCCATTGTTGGAGAAAAGGCTATTCTTTATTCAGAAGTTGACCAGGTAACCCAACTCTTTGCCATGCAGGCCAAGCTGCCCTCATATTCTTCTCCTGAAGTGCTTCAGCAACTTCGTGCACGGGCACTGGAAGAGCTCCTTAACCAACAGGTTTTATTGGAATATGCCCGCCAGGAAACCATTTTGGTAGAGGACAGAAGTGTCCAAATGCAACTGGACCAATCCCTGCAGAATATTGAAATGCAGTACGGAAGCCTTAGAAAAGCAGCAGAAGCTTTTGGTGTAGACCACTACAAAATCAAGTCCTATTATGAGGACCAAATACGCACAAACTTGCTTGTTGAGCAGGTTAAAATGGAGCTTTTTAGTGATATCAAGGTCAGTCGCCGTGAGGTAGAAGATTTTTATGAGACATGGCAAGACAGCTTCCCTGATAAAAACGCCCAGATTGATTTTTCCATCCTTTCCATGTCTGTTGAATTGGGGACAGATAAAATGGAAAGGCTCAAATCTCAACTACTTTTAATAAAGAATGATATTGAGTCTGGAAATATTTCCTTTGAAGATGCTGCAAAACAGTATTCAAAAGATCCTGGGTCTGCAGCCAACGGTGGCAATCTTGGTCTTGTTGGTCGTGGAGTCTTTGTAAAACCTTTTGAGGACGCTGCCTTCTCGCTGGAAGTGGGCCAGATGAGCGGTATTGTGGAAACCCAGTTCGGTTTG
Protein-coding sequences here:
- a CDS encoding peptidyl-prolyl cis-trans isomerase, whose translation is MNKPFLILVLSLLLGLVACSGDQDDGLIAKVNHEFLSLDELVLMYPGFMSLDSLQKSLLVENWIRETLLAQEAEKSLIHRDPMFNYRVETYRRRLLADKQLDAILKDQGDVARDEIEEYYQNNLESFRRQSNEFFGFHVLLPTREEARELEKAIEKGDLEKKQALVAMHPKETGLFKVEHLFPEVKEYLLKKKRAGIFGPIKTDLGYHLVEVKTWHDRGSIKSLDEVWEEIAARLSINRQRHIETQLVDSLRKSGSIIFNKSVLYNRSTK
- a CDS encoding peptidylprolyl isomerase; amino-acid sequence: MNTRFTTALFSLGLLVLVFACSNMDNDTLATIDGKAISLEEFTSKNPASRFENKDKDFLDSKVDEYVRKALFTRVAVERGFGETEDVQMKMKKTESRQMLQQVYTKVILDAVISDDYIRGVYDRSGTELNARHILLQFQGTSRSRSERTRAEALAITDQIKERLSKGESFEDLANEFTDDPSGKENGGDLGWFGWGKMVGPFQEAAFNLKPGEVSGAVETDFGFHVIKLEAKRVVERGDFESEKSALKQQASREKSAELGQKANQFLADQKEAAGFEVLTENVHDFFMIYDGSGLKKDSMDEMLKKLNYQAPLFMLNGEELGTEWLVEEISMIDEGQKPRFKSENDLLRIIDQLVTQNLIISYGYDNKFDQEKEFAKRMSDLVERFAYDAFIAEEINANLTPSDEELLAFYEANKAEKYMDKQKVLVREVFVKDSLFAVSLKKRLDAGELMEKLAERYTERKATIKDGGLLPAFQEGRYGVMGKTAFTMEVGEIAGPIKLGNGYSVIQLEDTIPEGPKPYNKVKGRVRTDILGELRASRNETLFNELQVEFPVKVNYSAVRAYYDDMANKK
- a CDS encoding peptidylprolyl isomerase, encoding MRLLVLIFTTLIALHASAQQLIDGVAAIVGEKAILYSEVDQVTQLFAMQAKLPSYSSPEVLQQLRARALEELLNQQVLLEYARQETILVEDRSVQMQLDQSLQNIEMQYGSLRKAAEAFGVDHYKIKSYYEDQIRTNLLVEQVKMELFSDIKVSRREVEDFYETWQDSFPDKNAQIDFSILSMSVELGTDKMERLKSQLLLIKNDIESGNISFEDAAKQYSKDPGSAANGGNLGLVGRGVFVKPFEDAAFSLEVGQMSGIVETQFGLHLLRLDDKQGDQVNISHILLMPVADDSDRQLTSDKLSSIRDDILSGKTTLGEQVEIYVTDEYMKSRKGKMGLTDISLLPEDIHGLLLNIPIDSLSMPVHSSEQFHLIIVHRRVSGGKVNLTDHWSDVESMSLEFKKRDRYQSWIDDQRDRIYIQIK